Proteins found in one Zea mays cultivar B73 chromosome 1, Zm-B73-REFERENCE-NAM-5.0, whole genome shotgun sequence genomic segment:
- the LOC126688387 gene encoding uncharacterized protein LOC126688387 encodes MLAVFDRAVAPSPEGLRQPGAAGGGCAAGLADRFREARPDAVTVNLGGSGALAYSSSNQNPLLPRLFGAVDGVFCMFQGTIANVAVLKQQYGLSKGANEVSIIIEAYRTLRDRGPYPADQVVRDISGKFAFVLYDCSTKSVFMAADTDGNVPFYWGVDTDGRLVVSDDAELVKSACGKSCAPFPKGFFFTTSGGLRSYEHPMHEVKPVPRVDSKGEVCGTTYTVDASARKETTIPRVGSAADWSSQY; translated from the exons ATGCTAGCGGTGTTCGATCGGGCGGTGGCGCCGAGCccggaggggctgcggcagcCGGGCGCCGCGGGGGGCGGCTGCGCGGCGGGCCTCGCGGACCGGTTCAGAGAGGCGCGGCCCGACGCGGTCACCGTCAACCTTGGCGGGTCCGGCGCCCTGGCGTACTCCTCGAGCAACCAGAACCCCCTCCTCCCCAG GTTGTTTGGCGCGGTGGACGGCGTATTCTGCATGTTCCAGGGAACAATTGCGAACGTTGCTGTGCTGAAGCAGCAGTATGGGTTGAGCAAAGGCGCTAATGAGGTCAGCATCATCATCGAGGCTTACAGGACCTTGAGGGACAGGGGCCCTTATCCTGCAGATCAGGTTGTGAGGGACATAAGTGGGAAATTTGCATTTGTCCTGTATGATTGCTCCACTAAGtcggtcttcatggctgct GACACCGATGGAAATGTTCCGTTCTACTGGGGCGTGGACACCGACGGGCGTCTTGTGGTCTCTGACGACGCCGAACTCGTGAAGAGTGCCTGTGGGAAATCCTGTGCCCCGTTCCCCAAAG GCTTCTTCTTCACGACGTCCGGAGGGCTGAGGAGCTACGAGCACCCCATGCACGAGGTGAAGCCGGTGCCGAGGGTGGACAGCAAGGGCGAGGTGTGCGGCACGACGTACACGGTCGACGCAAGCGCCAGGAAGGAGACCACCATCCCAAGGGTCGGCAGCGCCGCCGACTGGTCTTCGCAGTACTAA